GAACCGTTGATTGATTTCGCAAGGAAGAGGAGCCTCTGGATTGTGTCCTTCTGTACGGGGTGCGGTGGTATAGAGCTGCCACCGCTCATGACCTCCAGATACGATCTGGAGCGCTTCGGAATGATGCCGAACCCCTCCCCGAGGATGGGTGACCTGTTCCTCATAACCGGTTACGTCACCCCGAAGACGCTCAAGAGGATCATCATAACCTACGAGATGCAACCCGATCCAAAGTACGTTATGGGCTTCGGTTCGTGCACCATCAACGGAGGCGTCTACTGGGACTCCCCCAACTCAATAAAGCGCCTCGATAAATACATCCCGGTGGACGTTTACATAGCCGGCTGCATGCCGAGGCCCGAGTCGATAATGCACGGTATCAGCAAGATGATGGAGCTTATAGAAACCGGCAGGGCGGATGGCTGGAAGAGGTACAGGGAGAACTACGATTACTACCGGGAGAATCAGGACAGACTCCTTGGAGAAGGCTGGCGTGAGAAGACCGCGAAGAGATGGATCCCGTGGTTGATGGACGAGGTCAGAAAGGCCGAAAAGGAGCGTGAGAGGGATGACTGACTACGAGAGGCTCGTTTCAGAGATAACTGAAAAGGCCCCCTACGCGGAAGGAAAGGTCCGGAGGGAGAGGAGGATAGAGTTCAGGGTTCCCGCGGACAGGGTGAGGGAGTTCCTCGAACTGCTTAAGGATAAGGCCTTTGAGCTCCTGCTCCAGATCACGGCCGTTGACTGGCCCGACAGGGGAGAGATCGAGCTCATCTATCAGGTCTTCAGCATAACCCACGGAACGCACACCTTCGTAAGAACTTCCATACCGAGGGAGGATGCGGTTATATCAACCGTCAGGGACGTCTATCCCGCTGCCGAGACCTACGAGAGAGAAGTTCACGACTTCTTCCAGGTGGTCTTCGAGGGGAACCCGAAGATCGAGATGCCATGGATACTGGAGGACATAGACAAGGAACAGGGGCTATCCTACAGGAAGGACTTTGACCTTCTCGGCTACGTGAAGAGGAAGTACGGGACACTGGACAGGTACGATGAGGATAAGGACTACTACGTTATCTGAGGTGATGATGATGGTCTCAGAGAGCGAGCTTATTAAGGAGGCAAGGGAGAACGGGATGGACCTTCTGCCGCTGGGTAAGGACACCTACGAGCTTCTATTCGGTCCCCAGCACATGGCAACCGAGAACTACAGCCTGATCCTCAAAATGGACGGTAATAGGGTCGCTAAAGCCATAGCAAACCCCGGCTTCCTCCACAGGGGTTTCGAGAAACTGGCCGAGTACAGGCCGTGGCACACGAACATAGCCCTTCTCCTGAGGATCTGCGTTCCAGAGTCGGACGTACCCGAGAACATCTACTCCATGGCCGTTGAGGAGATACTCGGATGGGAGATTCCCGAGAGGGCCCAGTGGATAAGGACAACCGTCCTTGAGATGGCCAGAGTCTCAGCCTACCTGTTCTGGATCATGGGGATGTCCTTCAAGCTCGGTGTCTACACAGCAGGTCAGTGGGCCGTGGCCTACCGTGAGAGGCTCCTGGCCCTCTTCGAGCAGCTCACGGGGGCGAGGGTGTACCACATCTACACGGTCCCTGGAGGTGTCAGGCGGGACATCCCGGGCGATGCCTGGCTCCGCAGACTCGGGGATACCGTCGAATACATAAAGGACAAACTGAAGGACTTCGATGAGATACTCTTCGAGAACTACATCTCCCACCGCAGGCTTGAGGGCATAGGCGTGATGGACAGGAAGTTCGCCCTCGAAGAGGGCGTCACCGGTCCCAACCTCCGCGCCACAGGTGTTCCCTACGACGTAAGGCGCGTCGATCCGTACCTCCTCTACCCGGAGCTCGACTTCGAGGTCCCCGTGCTCAGGGAGGGAGACGCCCTCGCGAGGTTCCTCGTGAGGAGATACGAGCTCGAACAGGACCTCTACATCCTCGAACAGCTTCTTGATATGGGGCCGCCGGATGGACCCCACATGGTCAGCGATCCGAGGCTAAAGAACCTGCCGAGGTTTAAGGTGCCCGAAGGGGACGCCTTCGCCCACGTCGAGAGTTCCAAGGGTGATTTTGGGGCATACGTGGTCAGCAACGGCAAGAACAAACCCTACAGGGTGCACGTCAGGGGACCGAGCATAGCCCACGGTATCAGGGTGATAGAGCAGCTTCTCGTCGGGGCGAGAATAGCCGACGTGCCCGTGATACTGACGAGTCTTGACAACTGCCCACCGGATATAGACAGGTGATGAGGATGGAAGTCGATTTTAAAATAGCCCCAGAGAAACGGATCCGGAAGAAGCCCTCCTACGTCAAGCCGTGGATGGGTTTGAAGTACCTCTTCAAGAAGCCGGTCACGATAAAGATACCCTACGAGAAGACAGAGGTGGCAAAAAGGTACCGCGGTGTCCACACGCTCGACTGGAAGAAGTGCGTCGGCTGCAACTTCTGCGGTCAGATATGCCCGGCGAGGGCCATAGAGATGACCTGGATCGAGAAGGACGGCAAGATGGAGAAGAGACCCCACCCGAAGATAGACTACGGGAGGTGCACCTTCTGCCAGTTCTGCGTTGACGTGTGCCCCACCGGAGCCCTCGGCTTCATCGAGACCTTCGTTATAACCACCACGGGGAACGAGGAAGAGCTCCAGCTCTACGACTGGGTGCCCATCCATCCGGACGAGTTCAGGAAGTATCAGGACGAGTACGGCGACTACCTCTTCCCTGTTGAGAAGATAGAGTTCGATAAGGAGAGCCGGGAGGTAACCTACCACCTCAGGGACGGCTCGATCTTCAAGTTCAAGATACTGGGCTACGGCATAAGGCCGCCGAAGAGACCAACTCCGAAGAGGCCAACTCCGGCCAAACCCGCGGCAAAGGAGGAAAAGAAAGCCTCCAAGCCAGCGGATGGAAAGGCTCCGGCAGAGGAAGAGAAGAAGTGATCCCTCCTTTCCTTTTCTTCATGGTGCGCCTTTTGACGCGTTTGAAAAGGGTCTCTACCCGGGCCTTGGGCTTTTTCAGGCTTTACTTGGAACCTTCCACATCCCCGGGAGCAGGGTATTGACACCCATCAAACCTCAGATGCTCCTCTGGTTAGGAGCCCGAACCGAATTGCCAGAACACCGTACCTGTTTTCCTTCCGCTTATTCCGGTGGCTCTTCCTCAAAATGGCGGGGATTTGAGGATAATCACTATAAGTTGAAAACCCATCACGGGATGTCTCAAAAACCCAAACGTTTTTATAAAACCGTTCGGAAGTTTGAGACATGACACTTACGAAGGCCGAGCTCAATGTGCTTTTAGAGATTGAGGAACCCATAACGTTAAGGGGGTTATCTGAGAAGCTCGACCTCTCAAAGAGTACGCTCTCATCGACCCTTCACTCCCTTGAGAGAAAGGGCCTCGTCGAGCTCGAAGGGAAGAAGCCGATAACAGTTAAGCCTGCGGAGAACAATGTAATTGAGCTCCTGAGAAGGATTATCATGGAGTATCCTCACGTAAACGCCGCACCCATCCTCACAGGGAACCGCCTCAAAGTTCTCGCAGCCCTTGAAGTTGAAAACCCCCAGCCCCTCTGGCTCATCCAGTTAAGGACGGGAGTGAGCAGGGCGACGCTCCACAGGATTCTCAACGGGCTTATGGAAGCTCTCATCGTGGGAAAGAGAGACAGAGGCTACTTCCTGAGTGAGCGATTTGCTCCCTTCAAAGCCTTCGCTGACGAGTACTTTTACCTTCAGAACTCGATTAAAGCGAAGGAGTTTGACCCCGGCGCCTCACCTGTTTGGAGTGGTGTGGAGGAGCTGATACTCGCGACCGGGAACTTCAAGGGGGAGAGTGTTGGCGGCTTTCAGCTCACCGGACTCGCCCGCTTCTCCGACTTTGGCCTTCCACTCATCTCGTCAGGGATTTACCATTATTACTGGCCTTCGAGAGGATTGAGCATTGAGGAGGTCGCTGTGCACACCTTGACGGTCGGAAGGGATGCAAGGGAGCTGCTTTACACCATCGTTCTCCTTAAGGGTAAAGATTTTGATGAACGCAAACTCAGGAGGCTCTCCGCCAAGTTTGGTGTTTCCTCCACCGTAGAGGAACTGCTCGAATATCTTAAGGGTATGGATAAACCGTATCCCTTCCCGTCAAGGGAGGAAGTCGAGGAGCTCTGCAGGCAATATTTTGGGGGGTGTAAGAATGATAACAAGGGACAGACTGATCCGTGAGTTTGCCCTGCTTGATGAGAAGGCTTGGCTCATGGGTTCAGAGGAGATCCGTGTTTACCTCATCGGAGGCGGGAACCTCGCTTTGAGAGGCATAAAACCGGCAACTGCGGATGTTGACGTAATAGTTGAGGATTACAGGAGTTTGAAAGCCCTTGATTCCATCCTTACAGATCCATCTCCAGAGCTGAGGACGAGCGGTGGAATCGTGGTTTACCTGAAGGTCTTTGGACATGAGTATGAGGAAAAACTTGGCGCTGATTCGGTTTATCAAAAGATTGACCCAGAAACGGGCAACTTTAACCTTGACGTTTTCGTAAAGCGCGTCATGAGAGGTATCCAACTGACCGAGGGGATAAAAAGTCGGTCCCTTGTGTCCGAGGAGTTTCAGGAGCTGAAACGGTTAAGGGTTTATCTCGTTTCCCTTGAGGACATCTTTTTGTTCAAGGGCGTTACATCGCCTGGCCGTTCAAAGGACGTTGATGATATCCTGCGGATCCTCGAAGCCGGGGTTGACTTTAATGTGATCCTCGACGAGATCAAAGCTCAGAGGAGGGTAATCGAATCTGAAAGATCTGGACGCCTTGCGGCTGTTTTCCTTGAAAAGATGGAAGGTGTTCGGGAAATTCTAAGGGGAAGGGGTCTGAGGAGTCTTGGGCTGGATAATTTCATTGATTCTCTTGAGGAATTGTTATCCGGATAATTGCCCCCGGCAAATTTAATAACCCTGAAGTTAGTATTTCTCTTAGGGGTTGAAAATTCATCGCAAGGGTGAATAAGGATGGAGCTCGAGAGGAGAATTGAAAATATTCTAAAGGAGCTCACTCCGGAGACGAAACCGGAAGAGGCAATAAGGATTTTCAGGGACCTTTTTAAGGAAGCATGGGGGTTCGCATACGCGGACGAAACCATAAACCTCCAGCAGATTGAGGATTCAACGGTCGGGGAACTCACCCGGCTGCTCAAGGTCATAGGGAGGAGCAAGCCCCCGGCAGGGGAGAGCTTCCACGTCTTCTATGCTAAAAGCCCGAAGAAGGGCGGGGACACCGTAAGGTACAGGCAGAGGCTGGTAAGGTATCTAATCAACATCACCGATTCGATCGATCTGGAGTTTGCAAACTTCCTCGTTATCGTTGATTACTTCGGATACTGGAAGCTCCTCGTCCCGGTGTACAGAAAGGAAGTCGAAAGAACCAGAATCAACGTATATACCATCGACCCTGCTGCAGGGAAATTCCGGACGCTGGTCAAGAACATGGCGGAAGTTGGGAGGGCCATCCGGGAAAAGAAAAGACTCACGGCGAGCGATATAAAGGAGATAATCGATGAGCACATGCAGGTCAGGCCCCTGACGGAAGAGTTCTTCCGGGACTACAGGAGGTACTACTACAGGCTCAAGGATGAGATAAAGAGGCTTTACGGAAAAGAACTGGAGGAAGCCTATAGGGGTGATCTCAAAAAGGAGATCTTCGTCGAGAGGGCAACCAAAACCTTTGCCCACACCTTCCTAAACAGGTTGATGTTCGTTTACTTCCTCCAGAAAAAGGGGTGGATCGTTGAAAAAGGGACCCTCAGAAGGGATCTCAGGGAGAGGGTGGACGTTAAGAACTTCGTGAGATGGCTTTACGAAAACTACAGGGAGCACGGCGGGGAGTTCTACAGGGACTACCTCAGGGTTCTCTTTCTCCACGCTATGAACGGGCCCAGAGGAGTTACGCCCGCAGGGACAACGAGGAGATAAAAAGGGTCCCGTCTGAGGACGTCAGGGACGTCTTCTTCTACGGCGTTCCCTACTTCAACGGCGGCCTTTTTGCCCGTGTTAAGCTCGAGAACGTTGATCTGGACGGTATAATCTCCTCCCTTCCGGAGGATCTCGTGAAAGAGATTGTCTTCGAGTTCTTTGAGGCCTACAACTTCACTGTAACAGAGGAGACGCCCTACGAGGTTGAGGTTGCCGTTGACCCGGCGATGCTCGGTAAGATCTACGAATCGCTCATAGCCGAGGAGGAGAAGGCCCTTGAGGAGGAAGAGAGGAGGGTCTCCGGGATCTTCTACACGCCGAGGGCCGAAGTGGACTTCATGTGCAGGATGGCGGTTTACGAGTACCTCCGGAGAAACCTCGAGGTGGACGATAGGCTCCTCAGGGAGTTCGTCTTTAAGCCGCTTCACGAGTGGGAGCCGAGAGCTTTACCCCGGGAGCTTGTTACGGCCCTTGAAGACGTTAAGATAGTTGACCCGGCAGCCGGAAGCGGGGCCTTTCTCGTCGGGATGTACCACCTTTTAACGGAGCTCTACGAGAAGGCCAACCTTTCGGTTGACTACGACAGGAAGCTCGAGATAATCAGGGAGAACATCTACGGGGTTGACGTGAAGGAGTGGGCCATAAGGGTTGCGAAGCTGAGGCTCTGGCTGGCGCTCATCGAGGATGAGGAGAGGATCCCCAACGAACCGATTCTGCCGAACCTCGAGACGAAGCTGAAGGTCGGCGACTCCCTCGCACCGCCCCACTTTATCCTCAAGATTGACAGCCGGAAGAAGGTGGTCGAGATTCCGCTGGCCAGATTCAGGGAGAGCCTCAAGCTCCTCTGGGCGAAGGGGGGTATGGGTGAGGCCATGGTGGCCTACAGGGAGCTCGTGAGAAAGTACTACATGGGTGAGAGAATAGACGGCAGACCCGTTACCTTCGAGGACATCGAGAGGGCCAGATGGGGCGTTCTTCAGGAGTTCCTTGAGGGGGCACTCGAGGAACTCAAAGCCCGGGAAAGGAAGGATATTAACCTGCTCCTCGAGGCCGTCAGGAACGAAAACCTCTCGGCCCTTGAGAAGCCTCCCTTCATCTGGGAGCTGGACTTTCCGGACGTGATGCTCGAGAAGAGGGGCTTTGACATCGTTATAGCGAACCCTCCCTACGTAAGGCAGGAGAGGATATACCCTGAACAGTACGATCTGGCGGAGTTCGGGATGCTCGGCAAAAGGGAGCAGGAAAAACTTAGAAAGGATTACAAGAATAAGATAATCAGTCACATGGAGACCCTGATAAGGGAGAAGTTCGGGCACGAGATGAAGCTTCCGAAGAGGAGCGACCTCTATGTGTACTTCTTCATACAGGGCGTCAACCTTCTGAATCCAAAGGGTTCGCTGATTTTCATCACCTCCAACTCGTGGCTGGACGTTGACTTCGGAAAGGCCCTGCAGGAGTTCTTCCTCAGGTTCACCCATCTGAGGGCGGTTATTGACTACACGAGGAGGAGCTTCGAGCAGGCGGACGTTAACACCGTCATCACGGTTCTGACGAGGAAACCAAAGGGGCTCTTCAACACCGTTGGGACGGAGTGCGTGAACTTCGTCCTTCTGAAGAGGGACTTCGGGGAGCTTGGACTTAATGTTATCGACAGACTGCTCGAGTGCTACGCGGGAAAGGTCGATGGAGTTGAGGTCTTCGGGGGGAAGGTTTACAGTTACGAGGACGACGAGCTGAGGGTGAGGAGCGTTAGGGCCGTGGAGTTAGCGAAGATGGGAGGCCTGAGCATCGGGAAGATGAACCAGATCCTGAGGGCCTACAACGTCTCGGGCGAGTACGAGGGGATGAAGTGGGGTGGAATACTCATCAGGGCTCCGGGGATATTCTACGTGATCCTCCGGAAGGGAAAGGGAAAACTGGTGAGGCTCGGAGATATCGCCGAGGTCAGATTCGGCATAAAAACGGGAGCGAACGAGTTCTTCTACCTTGAGCCGATTAAGAACCCTGTGGAGTGGCCGGTCTGTCAGGTTTGCGGAAGGGTTCATAAACCGGACGAGGGGTTAATTGCCGTGAGGAACAAGGCTGGATGGGAGGGCTACATCGAGGAGGAGTTCTTGAGGCCTGTCATAGTAAGTCCCCGTGAAATCAAAAAAGCTTTGGTTGATGTTTACGGATTAAAGATGAGGGCATTAATCTGTAACGAACCTTTAGATTCGTTAAAGGATAAACTAAAGGTTCATGTTCTGAATTACATTAGATGGGGGGAACACATGGGTTATCCCGAGCGAAGAACTCTTAAGAGTAGAAAACCTTGGTACAAATTAGTCCCACATGATACTCCAGATGTTTTATGGCCAATGATACACAACGATCGGCTAATTGTTGGGATGTTACGAAACAAAGATATTGTAGTTGATCATAATCTCTTTGAAATAAAAGCCAATAAAAACGAATCGCCTCTTGTTCTTTTTGTGTCTTTGTTTTCGACTTATCAGGCACTCATTAGAGAACTTCTCGGGCGTTCAAATCTCGGAGAGGGGGCATTAAAAACTGAGGGCATTGACATTAAAAAACTCATTGTCTTCAAAAAAGAAGCTTTAGCTGGATCTATGGATCAGTTAAACCAGATTGTCAGAAAATTAGGGGATTATAAAATCAAATCCATCTTCGAAGAACTCGGCCTGCCGAAGCCCAACCGCGACCTGAGCAACATCAACCCCGATGATGTGTCCCTCGATAGGATCATGCCGGACAGAAGGGAGCTCGACAGGGTCGTCTTCGAGGCCCTCGGGTTAACGGAGGAGGAGCAGCTGGAGGTTTACAGGGCCGTTGTCGAACTCGTGAAGGCGAGGCTGGTGAAGGCGAGGACGTTCAAGAAGAAAAAGCGGAAATGATGCCGGACCACTCCCAAGATTGGATGCGGCCGATAGATTAGATGGAGGGCCTCCAGAAGGCTTAGAGTTCCCTAATAACCTCCTCAATACACTCGATTACGGTATTTCTCTGAGTTCTTAAAATATATTTTAAGGTCCCATTGTTGGAATCTTCAAGTAACCGCTCTATTGATTCGTACTTTTTCAAAGATTTAACAGCCTGTTCTTTCTTGGAGAAATCCACAGGCTCCTCTATGCGTCCCTGTTTGATCTTCGTATTGTTGCTAAGGTCGTAGTCGGCGGCGTTTCTGAGTCCCCTTAAATACATAATGGAGTTGTGCGCCTGTCTCAGCTTGAGGTCCTTGACCCTATGTTTTAATTTTTCTAAAAACAGCGCCACGGCCTTATGCGATCTCGGTCCGTCAAGTTCATTCAAAAAATCTTCAAGGCTTCCTCTGGAACGGGTATTCGTGGGATAACTGTTTAGCTCGACTTTTAGAACTTTTCTGAGTTGCAAAAAGGCAGAATAGTAATATCTTCCAACAATGGTCCTATTAACGGCATCGGATGGGGGGAGCTCTGGATCATTACGCGTTTCCGATGGGGTTTTATCAGACAGACGCAGCAGGTAGTCTCCAACATGCTTAAACCCCTTTGGATCAAAGCCGGGCATGTTCCCCCACCGTCATTCAAAAAACGAGTATACCAGTATCCTGTTCGATATATCGGGATCAGCAGTGAGGATTTTGTATTCTAACTCCTCTGAGAGGTCGACGACGTTTTCGGCGTCAGCAGAAAATCTGACGATGAGAATCACGTGGGGGCTGAAGCCTTCTTCCGGAGCGCCTCCGGTAATTTTCACATATTTGATCTCAGGCATCTTCAAAAACTTGGGAAGAAGGTTAGTTAAGTACTGATAGGTATTCAGGTATTGATTAATGTGTCTCCGGTCCGATACAAGTAATTCAATAAGAGCTTCGTCATCGATTTTAAGTTTTCCCGAATACTTCTTCTCCAGTTCTTTTAATCTGAATAGGGGCATTAGTATCTTTAAGAGCCGTTTAAGTTCTTCATTAATTCTGGCATAACTTTCCGTAGAGGCATCCTCCAAAAGAACAACATCACGATCTTTTTCAAAGAATAACCACTGGTCTGCCACCTTAGCTGACATCGCCATCTTTGAGCACCTCGTTTAATATTTCCCGAAACTTCTTCAGGTCGTTTTTTGTTATTATGAAATTCACAGTATTCGGTTTTTTGGATCGCATGTGCTCAATTTTCAGGAGGTAATACTCCAAAGGCTCATCGATGTTTAGTGTCGCTCTATACAGGTTGATCCCGTCAACGACTGGAATTGAATATTCCCTTTTAAGTTTGGCCTTTGTTCTCATATCCGGAACGTTAAATTTTTCAAACACTTTTTTTTCAAATTCATTTTCGGGCTGTTTTTCATTAAATATGAGTTCGCCCAGCGTTCCAAGTATCCTCTTTGTAGCGAGATTAACGTACTTTTTCTCCTGATCTGGGGGTATTCCTAACTCCCTCAGGTATGGGCGTATCTCGCCAGTTGAAACCGAAAGCCCGACCTCCCCCTCACCACTCACGATAGCCTTTAAATTCGTAAGTGACAGGATCTTTTCTATAACCCCGCTTACCTTGGATTCGTCAGTGGGAGTTTCCTCGTATTCAACAAGTTTTTGGAGAAGTTTAATGAGGTCACTGTCTGCCATAGAACTCACACCCACACACTTTTACATAACTACTCTTAAAAACATTTCGACAATTCCAGATAACGAATCCACTGTACACCAAACCCTTAAATAAATGAAGCTCCACTATTAGATGGTGTTCACTTTGTTCAGCACGCGTAACGGCATATTAAGCGTCGAGGTGCTTTGAGCGAAGGACGATCCGGATGGAGGGAGTAAGAAATTTTATTAGAGTCCTATCAAATGTAATGATGGAAGGTGATTCTTATGTCCGCGATCGGCCTTCTCAATAAATACGGTCTCGTTGATAACCAGAGGGTAAAGCTCCTCGATGTTCTAAGGGAAGTTTTAACGTCCGGAAACTACAGGAAGGTAGACGTTGCGGTCGGCTTTCTCTTCGTGAGCGGATTGAAGGAGATTCAGGGAGAGCTTGATGAATTTTTCTCACGGGGAGGGAAGATGAGGATAATGATCGGAAACCAGACGAACAGGGAAACCTACGAACAGCTCAGCATGGCTTACCACTCCCTCGAAACTTTAAGGAAGCTCAAGGAACGGAACCGGTGGGCCGAAACCACTCCGGGGGAGCAGGTTGAGGATCTGGAGAAAAACGTCAACTTCATGGAGCAGAACCGGGAAAACGAGGAGTTTTTGGATAGGCTTATCGGATGGCTGGAAAGCGGGAGCATTGAGATCCGGGTTTACACGAAGGAGTTCATGCACGCCAAGGCCTACCTCTTTTATCCGGAAAGTGAGTCCATCTCCCCGGTCGGCCTCGTCGGTTCGAGCAACTTCAGCCTCGCCGGACTTTACGGGAACACCGAGCTGAACGCCGGGCTTTTCTCGGTTCATTTTGAGAGTCTGAGGGAATGGTACGAGGCGCTGTGGGAGGAGGCCGAACCCTTCAGTCCCCTTCTCATAGACGTTATCAAAAGGGGCTGGCCCGGTCAGAAGCCGGGGAACTTCCCCTCCCCCTACGAGGTTTTCATAAGGGGTCTTTACGAGCTCTACAGGGAGGTTGTGGACAGGGATTCCGGCTTCCTCGTGAGGAACCTTCACGACGTTCTTTACGACTTTCAGATGGACGCCGTCAGGAGGGGCATATCCATTGTAAATAAGTACGGTGGAGTTCTGATAAGCGATGTCGTCGGGCTGGGGAAGAGCTACATTGGTCTCGCCATTCTGGAACACTTCTCCCTGCTGGATCTGCTCAACGGAAGGTCGAAGGGAGTGGCCGTAATCGCTCCCCCCGAGCTCGTTGGCTACTGGCGGGAACTCCTCGGGACATATAACGTTGAGGGAAGGGTTTTCTCCGCCGGGTTGCTTCCGAGAAAAGAAACTTCCGGAGAAAAGTACGGGGAGATGGAGAATTACATAAGGAATCAGGCAAACACCGTTCTGGTAGATGAATCCCATCACTACGCAAACCCCTCGACCAAGTCCTACAAAAACCTTCAGGAGCTCCTGATCGGAAAGAGGGTGATCTTACTTACGGCGACCCCATACAGGAGGCAGTACCGTGACATCATAAATCAGATCCGCCTTTTCAGGCCCGAGAGGAGGCATCCCTTCCCGATAACACCCCAGACGTGGGATGACCTCATCAGGGCGATTGAAAAGGGGAACGTGGATCCTTCCTACGTCCTCAGGGAGATCATGGTGAGGAGAACCAGACACGACATCTTAAGGCTCTACGGAGGAAAGGAGGGCTGCATTAAGGCGGGGAAGAAAAGGCTCTGCTTCCCAGACAGGAAGCTGAAGAGCATTGAGTACGGAATATCCGAGGTCTATCCGCTGGAGAAGGTCCCTCCGGAGCTTCTGGACGAGATCTCAAGGGGTTCGAACATCGAGCCGGTTGACATCTACACCCTCTTTCTTGCCGGCATAAACTCCATGAAGTACGCGAGGTTCGCGCTCTATGACTACGTAAAACCGCAGTTCAGGGATAAGTCCCCTTACGTAGACCTTTCCGTCGGGAGAAACCTGAGAGGGCTGGAAAGGATCCTTTACCTCAAAAGGCTGGAGAGTTCGTGGTACTCGATGTATCAGACTCTCAGGAGGGACATCATCAAAACCGAGAACTTCCTGAGATTCGTAAAGCACGGGTTCATTCCTGCGGGGGATGAGTTTGATGAGGTCCTGCTCGGCGGTCTAAATAAAGAACCGCACGTTCTGGACGATGGGGAAATAATGGATTTCATTGAAAAATACAGGAAAACA
The window above is part of the Thermococcus sp. P6 genome. Proteins encoded here:
- the nuoB gene encoding NADH-quinone oxidoreductase subunit NuoB encodes the protein MDLKLWEPLIDFARKRSLWIVSFCTGCGGIELPPLMTSRYDLERFGMMPNPSPRMGDLFLITGYVTPKTLKRIIITYEMQPDPKYVMGFGSCTINGGVYWDSPNSIKRLDKYIPVDVYIAGCMPRPESIMHGISKMMELIETGRADGWKRYRENYDYYRENQDRLLGEGWREKTAKRWIPWLMDEVRKAEKERERDD
- a CDS encoding NADH-quinone oxidoreductase subunit C, whose amino-acid sequence is MTDYERLVSEITEKAPYAEGKVRRERRIEFRVPADRVREFLELLKDKAFELLLQITAVDWPDRGEIELIYQVFSITHGTHTFVRTSIPREDAVISTVRDVYPAAETYEREVHDFFQVVFEGNPKIEMPWILEDIDKEQGLSYRKDFDLLGYVKRKYGTLDRYDEDKDYYVI
- a CDS encoding NADH-quinone oxidoreductase subunit D, with translation MVSESELIKEARENGMDLLPLGKDTYELLFGPQHMATENYSLILKMDGNRVAKAIANPGFLHRGFEKLAEYRPWHTNIALLLRICVPESDVPENIYSMAVEEILGWEIPERAQWIRTTVLEMARVSAYLFWIMGMSFKLGVYTAGQWAVAYRERLLALFEQLTGARVYHIYTVPGGVRRDIPGDAWLRRLGDTVEYIKDKLKDFDEILFENYISHRRLEGIGVMDRKFALEEGVTGPNLRATGVPYDVRRVDPYLLYPELDFEVPVLREGDALARFLVRRYELEQDLYILEQLLDMGPPDGPHMVSDPRLKNLPRFKVPEGDAFAHVESSKGDFGAYVVSNGKNKPYRVHVRGPSIAHGIRVIEQLLVGARIADVPVILTSLDNCPPDIDR
- the nuoI gene encoding NADH-quinone oxidoreductase subunit NuoI; the encoded protein is MEVDFKIAPEKRIRKKPSYVKPWMGLKYLFKKPVTIKIPYEKTEVAKRYRGVHTLDWKKCVGCNFCGQICPARAIEMTWIEKDGKMEKRPHPKIDYGRCTFCQFCVDVCPTGALGFIETFVITTTGNEEELQLYDWVPIHPDEFRKYQDEYGDYLFPVEKIEFDKESREVTYHLRDGSIFKFKILGYGIRPPKRPTPKRPTPAKPAAKEEKKASKPADGKAPAEEEKK
- a CDS encoding MarR family transcriptional regulator; this translates as MTLTKAELNVLLEIEEPITLRGLSEKLDLSKSTLSSTLHSLERKGLVELEGKKPITVKPAENNVIELLRRIIMEYPHVNAAPILTGNRLKVLAALEVENPQPLWLIQLRTGVSRATLHRILNGLMEALIVGKRDRGYFLSERFAPFKAFADEYFYLQNSIKAKEFDPGASPVWSGVEELILATGNFKGESVGGFQLTGLARFSDFGLPLISSGIYHYYWPSRGLSIEEVAVHTLTVGRDARELLYTIVLLKGKDFDERKLRRLSAKFGVSSTVEELLEYLKGMDKPYPFPSREEVEELCRQYFGGCKNDNKGQTDP
- a CDS encoding Eco57I restriction-modification methylase domain-containing protein, with translation MAVYEYLRRNLEVDDRLLREFVFKPLHEWEPRALPRELVTALEDVKIVDPAAGSGAFLVGMYHLLTELYEKANLSVDYDRKLEIIRENIYGVDVKEWAIRVAKLRLWLALIEDEERIPNEPILPNLETKLKVGDSLAPPHFILKIDSRKKVVEIPLARFRESLKLLWAKGGMGEAMVAYRELVRKYYMGERIDGRPVTFEDIERARWGVLQEFLEGALEELKARERKDINLLLEAVRNENLSALEKPPFIWELDFPDVMLEKRGFDIVIANPPYVRQERIYPEQYDLAEFGMLGKREQEKLRKDYKNKIISHMETLIREKFGHEMKLPKRSDLYVYFFIQGVNLLNPKGSLIFITSNSWLDVDFGKALQEFFLRFTHLRAVIDYTRRSFEQADVNTVITVLTRKPKGLFNTVGTECVNFVLLKRDFGELGLNVIDRLLECYAGKVDGVEVFGGKVYSYEDDELRVRSVRAVELAKMGGLSIGKMNQILRAYNVSGEYEGMKWGGILIRAPGIFYVILRKGKGKLVRLGDIAEVRFGIKTGANEFFYLEPIKNPVEWPVCQVCGRVHKPDEGLIAVRNKAGWEGYIEEEFLRPVIVSPREIKKALVDVYGLKMRALICNEPLDSLKDKLKVHVLNYIRWGEHMGYPERRTLKSRKPWYKLVPHDTPDVLWPMIHNDRLIVGMLRNKDIVVDHNLFEIKANKNESPLVLFVSLFSTYQALIRELLGRSNLGEGALKTEGIDIKKLIVFKKEALAGSMDQLNQIVRKLGDYKIKSIFEELGLPKPNRDLSNINPDDVSLDRIMPDRRELDRVVFEALGLTEEEQLEVYRAVVELVKARLVKARTFKKKKRK